One genomic window of Quercus lobata isolate SW786 chromosome 9, ValleyOak3.0 Primary Assembly, whole genome shotgun sequence includes the following:
- the LOC115962056 gene encoding plastid division protein PDV1 has protein sequence MMKWDMELEEIEAVLEKIWDLHDKLSDAIHSISRTHFLNSVKALRKHHNNINKKKQFNLENDAVEDTGRAGFVFVKGFPVDDDDSAIQEAKSLNAIRTALENLEDQLEFFHTVQTQQRAERDAAIARLEQSRIVLAMRLSEHHGKKYKVIEEALTFVGDVRDGGHFVSPENLYGPPFSPSGEKFVSHEGKRSNILIKVLLSSFDFVKKSLKLDHVGGIVGNAALVAVSMIAWLQLHQVAYKQLPEKHEDNIYNNRNLRQTSWLEGSSSDGRLRQLDVLAGKG, from the exons ATGATGAAATGGGACATGGAGCTGGAAGAAATCGAAGCGGTTCTGGAGAAAATCTGGGACCTTCACGACAAGCTCAGCGACGCTATCCACTCAATTTCGCGGACTCACTTTCTCAACTCCGTCAAAGCTCTCAGAAAGCACcacaacaacatcaacaaaaaGAAGCAATTCAACCTCGAAAACGACGCCGTCGAGGACACCGGCCGGGCCGGGTTCGTTTTCGTCAAGGGCTTCCCGGTCGACGATGACGACTCGGCCATCCAGGAAGCCAAGAGTCTCAATGCGATTCGGACCGCGCTCGAGAACCTCGAGGACCAGCTCGAGTTCTTCCAT ACTGTTCAAACACAGCAGCGGGCTGAGAGAGATGCTGCAATTGCCCGATTAGAACAAAGCCGTATCGTTCTTGCAATGAGATTGTCTGAACATCATGGTAAGAAATACAAAGTCATTGAAGAAGCTCTTACTTTTGTGGGAGATGTACGTGATGGAGGTCACTTTGTTTCACCTGAAAACCTATATGGTCCACCATTTAGTCCGTCTGGTGAGAAATTTGTTTCTCATGAAGGGAAGAGGTCTAATATACTGATCAAAGTTCTTCTTTCAAGTTTTGATTTCGTAAAGAAATCCCTTAAATTGGATCACGTGGGTGGGATAGTGGGCAATGCTGCTTTGGTAGCAGTTAGCATGATTGCATGGCTGCAACTGCATCAGGTAGCTTATAAACAGCTCCCTGAGAAGCATGAAGATAATATCTACAACAACAGAAATCTGAGACAGACTTCTTGGCTGGAGGGATCTTCATCTGATGGTCGTTTGAGACAGCTGGATGTGTTGGCAGGCAAGGGTTAA